In the genome of Nocardia sp. NBC_00416, one region contains:
- the ftsH gene encoding ATP-dependent zinc metalloprotease FtsH translates to MNRKTVFRTLAIIAGILLVIYLFSYFGNDTRGWQSVDTSVALTQLADKENVANVQIDDREQQLRIELNNGNDATQGHNKIIAKYPGGSDTSAQIFKAVQDSGADYNTVVKQESWLTQILLFVLPMVILLGLFIFVMSRMQGGGRGGMMGFGKSKAKQLSKDMPKTTFADVAGADEAVEELYEIKDFLQNPVRYQALGAKIPKGVLLYGPPGTGKTLLARAVAGEAGVPFFTISGSDFVEMFVGVGASRVRDLFEQAKQNSPCIIFVDEIDAVGRQRGAGLGGGHDEREQTLNQLLVEMDGFGDRTGIILIAATNRPDILDPALLRPGRFDRQIPVSNPDLAGRRAILRVHSQGKPIAPEADLEGLAKRTVGMSGADLANVINEAALLTARENGSTITSDALEESVDRVIGGPRRKSRIISEHEKKITAYHEGGHALAAWAMPDIEPVYKVTILARGRTGGHAMTVPEDDKGLMTRSEMIARLVMAMGGRAAEELVFHEPTTGASSDIDQATKISRAMVTEYGMSARLGAVRYGQEQGDPFLGRSMGTASDYSHEVAGAIDEEVRNLIEAAHTEAWSILSEYRDVLDELATALLERETLHRKDLEILLSAVQKRPRITAFNDFGDRVPSDKPPVKTPGELAVERGEPWPPEPPVPAGVAPGDSAPAGILSKPAGYPGGAVQQPGYGQPPAGYPAPAQPAPAYPRGSTHGSRPDYGAPAGWSAPGWPPRDEPQADRGHGGAPEQPRHTHPDQNSGYDRGQGDSGYGSGEEPGRGGAHSWDSPNGRQ, encoded by the coding sequence ATGAACCGCAAGACAGTGTTTCGCACCCTGGCGATAATCGCGGGCATTCTGCTCGTGATCTATCTGTTCAGTTACTTCGGCAACGACACCCGCGGCTGGCAGAGCGTCGACACCTCGGTGGCCCTCACTCAGCTCGCCGACAAGGAGAACGTCGCCAACGTTCAGATCGATGATCGCGAACAGCAACTGCGGATCGAGCTGAACAACGGGAACGACGCCACCCAGGGCCATAACAAGATCATCGCCAAGTACCCCGGCGGCAGCGATACCTCGGCGCAGATCTTCAAGGCCGTGCAGGACTCCGGCGCCGACTACAACACCGTGGTCAAACAGGAGAGCTGGCTCACCCAGATCCTGCTGTTCGTGCTGCCCATGGTGATCCTGCTCGGGCTGTTCATCTTCGTGATGTCGCGAATGCAGGGCGGCGGCCGCGGCGGCATGATGGGCTTCGGCAAATCCAAGGCCAAACAGCTGTCCAAGGACATGCCCAAGACCACCTTCGCCGATGTGGCCGGCGCGGACGAAGCAGTCGAAGAGCTCTACGAAATCAAAGACTTCCTGCAGAATCCGGTGCGCTACCAGGCACTCGGCGCCAAGATCCCCAAGGGCGTACTGCTCTACGGGCCGCCCGGCACCGGTAAGACGCTGCTCGCGCGCGCTGTGGCCGGTGAGGCGGGCGTACCGTTCTTCACCATCTCCGGGTCGGATTTCGTGGAGATGTTCGTCGGCGTCGGCGCCTCCCGCGTCCGTGACCTGTTCGAGCAGGCCAAGCAGAACAGTCCCTGCATCATCTTCGTCGACGAGATCGACGCGGTGGGCCGCCAGCGCGGTGCCGGACTGGGCGGCGGGCACGACGAGCGCGAACAGACGCTCAACCAGTTGCTGGTCGAGATGGACGGGTTCGGTGATCGCACCGGCATCATCCTGATCGCCGCGACCAACCGCCCCGATATCCTCGATCCCGCGCTGCTGCGACCGGGCCGGTTCGACCGGCAGATACCGGTCAGCAATCCTGATCTGGCCGGTCGCCGGGCCATCCTGCGGGTGCATTCGCAGGGCAAGCCCATCGCGCCGGAAGCGGATCTGGAGGGGCTCGCCAAACGCACCGTCGGCATGTCGGGCGCCGATCTGGCGAACGTGATCAACGAAGCCGCGCTGCTCACCGCCCGCGAGAACGGGTCCACCATCACCAGTGACGCGCTCGAGGAATCGGTGGATCGGGTGATCGGCGGTCCGCGCCGTAAGAGCCGGATCATCAGCGAGCACGAAAAGAAGATCACCGCCTACCACGAGGGTGGTCACGCGCTGGCGGCGTGGGCGATGCCCGATATCGAACCGGTCTACAAGGTGACGATCCTGGCCCGCGGGCGCACCGGCGGGCACGCCATGACGGTGCCCGAGGACGACAAGGGCCTGATGACCCGTTCGGAGATGATCGCCCGGCTGGTCATGGCCATGGGTGGCCGCGCGGCCGAGGAACTGGTCTTCCACGAGCCCACCACCGGTGCATCCTCCGATATCGATCAGGCCACCAAGATCTCCCGCGCGATGGTCACCGAATACGGGATGAGTGCCCGGCTCGGCGCCGTCCGCTACGGCCAGGAGCAGGGCGACCCGTTCCTCGGCCGGTCCATGGGCACTGCCTCGGACTACTCGCACGAAGTCGCCGGCGCCATCGACGAAGAGGTCCGCAACCTCATCGAGGCCGCGCACACCGAGGCGTGGTCGATCCTCAGCGAGTACCGCGATGTACTCGACGAGCTGGCCACCGCCCTGCTCGAGCGCGAAACCCTGCACCGTAAGGATCTGGAAATCCTGCTCAGCGCGGTGCAGAAGCGGCCGCGGATCACCGCCTTCAACGATTTCGGCGATCGGGTTCCCTCGGACAAACCGCCGGTCAAAACCCCGGGTGAGCTCGCGGTGGAACGCGGCGAGCCGTGGCCCCCGGAACCACCGGTGCCGGCAGGCGTCGCGCCGGGCGATTCCGCGCCCGCCGGAATTCTGTCGAAGCCGGCCGGATATCCGGGCGGCGCGGTCCAGCAGCCCGGGTACGGCCAGCCACCCGCCGGCTATCCGGCACCCGCACAGCCCGCGCCCGCCTATCCGCGCGGTTCCACGCACGGTTCACGTCCGGACTACGGCGCCCCCGCCGGCTGGTCGGCACCGGGCTGGCCGCCGCGCGACGAGCCGCAGGCAGACCGGGGTCACGGCGGCGCGCCGGAGCAGCCACGGCACACCCATCCCGACCAGAACTCCGGTTACGACCGTGGTCAGGGCGATTCCGGATACGGCTCGGGCGAGGAGCCCGGCCGTGGCGGGGCGCACTCCTGGGACAGCCCGAACGGTCGGCAGTAA
- the folE gene encoding GTP cyclohydrolase I FolE: MSANQQTNGQAAGIPAELGETGESARELIALHTGRPFDQARAESAIRELLLAVGENPDRPGLRDTPARVARAYREMFAGLYVEPDAVLNTTFDEEHQELVLVRDIPMYSTCEHHLVSFHGVAHVGYIPGPHGRVTGLSKLARLVDLYAKRPQVQERLTSQIADAIMRKLDPRGAIVVVEAEHLCMAMRGIRKPGASTTTSAVRGLLQTNSASRSEALDLILRK, translated from the coding sequence ATGTCGGCCAATCAGCAAACCAATGGCCAGGCGGCCGGTATCCCCGCCGAATTGGGGGAGACCGGCGAATCCGCGCGAGAGTTGATCGCGCTGCACACCGGCAGACCGTTCGATCAGGCCAGGGCCGAGTCGGCGATACGCGAATTGCTGCTCGCGGTCGGCGAGAATCCCGACCGGCCGGGATTGCGCGACACCCCGGCCCGAGTAGCTCGTGCGTACCGTGAGATGTTCGCCGGGTTGTATGTGGAACCGGACGCGGTGTTGAACACCACCTTCGACGAAGAGCACCAGGAACTGGTGTTGGTCCGTGATATTCCGATGTACTCGACATGTGAACACCATCTGGTGTCGTTCCACGGTGTGGCTCATGTCGGCTACATTCCGGGCCCGCACGGCCGGGTGACCGGGCTGTCGAAACTGGCGCGGCTGGTGGACCTCTATGCCAAGCGTCCGCAAGTTCAGGAGCGTCTGACCAGCCAGATCGCGGACGCGATCATGCGCAAACTGGATCCGCGCGGCGCGATCGTCGTGGTCGAGGCCGAACACCTGTGCATGGCCATGCGGGGTATCCGCAAGCCCGGTGCCAGCACCACGACCTCGGCGGTCCGGGGACTGCTGCAGACCAACTCGGCGTCGCGTTCCGAGGCCCTCGACCTGATCCTGCGCAAGTGA
- the folP gene encoding dihydropteroate synthase yields MGVVNVTSDSFSDGGRYLDPGRAIEHGVRLHEMGADIIDVGGESTRPGADRVDADTEIERVVPVLRGLAAAGIPTSVDTMRARVAEASIAAGVSVINDVSGGRADPAMAEVVAAADIPWILMHWRAAADYRHTGPADHYDDVVAEVRSELGVQVQHAIDAGVDPARLILDPGLGFAKTAEHNWSLLGALEQFVADGFPVLIGASRKRFLGSLLADTEGPRPPAGRETATATVSALAAWHGAWGVRVHDVRGSQDAIAVTDAWRRAERAGAPR; encoded by the coding sequence ATGGGGGTGGTGAACGTCACCAGCGATTCGTTCTCCGACGGCGGGCGCTATCTCGATCCCGGGCGTGCGATCGAACACGGAGTCCGGCTCCATGAGATGGGTGCCGACATCATCGATGTAGGGGGTGAGTCGACGCGCCCGGGCGCGGACCGCGTCGACGCGGACACCGAGATCGAACGAGTGGTTCCCGTGCTGCGCGGACTGGCCGCGGCCGGGATCCCCACCAGTGTCGACACCATGCGGGCGCGAGTGGCCGAGGCTTCGATCGCTGCCGGTGTATCGGTCATCAACGATGTCTCCGGCGGGCGTGCCGACCCGGCGATGGCGGAGGTGGTCGCCGCCGCCGATATCCCGTGGATACTCATGCACTGGCGGGCCGCCGCGGACTACCGGCACACCGGCCCGGCCGATCACTACGACGATGTGGTGGCCGAGGTGCGGTCCGAACTCGGGGTCCAGGTCCAGCATGCGATCGACGCGGGCGTCGATCCCGCCCGGCTCATCCTCGACCCCGGCCTCGGATTCGCCAAGACCGCGGAGCACAACTGGTCACTGCTGGGCGCCTTGGAACAATTCGTCGCCGACGGTTTTCCGGTGCTCATCGGCGCCTCGCGTAAACGATTCCTGGGATCGCTGCTCGCTGATACCGAGGGCCCTCGGCCACCGGCCGGCCGGGAGACCGCGACCGCTACGGTGTCGGCGCTCGCGGCCTGGCACGGCGCGTGGGGGGTGCGCGTCCACGACGTCCGCGGATCGCAGGACGCGATCGCCGTGACCGACGCCTGGCGTCGTGCCGAGCGGGCGGGAGCGCCGCGGTGA
- the folB gene encoding dihydroneopterin aldolase yields the protein MTAPAPGPDRIELRGLRVFGHHGVFEHERRDGQEFVVDLTVWSDFTAAAATDDLAHTVDYGALAELAVRVVAGPPRNLIETVAAEIADRVCAVPGVAEVEVVLHKPAAPIPHSFADVRVVTAGRRGQVPS from the coding sequence GTGACTGCACCGGCGCCCGGCCCGGACCGGATCGAACTCCGTGGGCTGCGGGTTTTCGGCCATCACGGAGTCTTCGAGCACGAACGCCGGGATGGACAGGAATTCGTGGTGGATCTGACCGTGTGGTCGGATTTCACCGCCGCCGCGGCTACCGACGATCTGGCCCACACGGTCGACTACGGCGCCCTCGCCGAACTGGCCGTGCGCGTCGTGGCGGGGCCGCCCCGGAATCTGATCGAAACCGTCGCCGCCGAAATCGCCGATCGGGTGTGTGCGGTCCCCGGCGTCGCGGAGGTGGAGGTGGTGCTGCACAAACCGGCCGCGCCGATCCCGCACAGCTTCGCCGATGTGCGGGTGGTCACCGCCGGGCGGCGCGGACAGGTGCCCTCATGA
- the folK gene encoding 2-amino-4-hydroxy-6-hydroxymethyldihydropteridine diphosphokinase — translation MTRAVLSIGSNMGDRLELLRGVVAGFGARIRAVSPVYTTAPWGGVDQDDFLNAVLVADDLDYDCHDWLRHGQRLEEAAGRERTVRWGARTLDVDIVSCAAPAGSGLRALHRTDPDLTLPHPQAHRRAFVLIPWLDVEPDASLEVDGTTRAVRDLLAELDPAERAGVRHTEFALVPATGTVS, via the coding sequence ATGACGCGCGCCGTTCTATCCATCGGCTCGAACATGGGGGATCGGCTGGAGTTGCTGCGCGGCGTCGTGGCGGGTTTCGGCGCCCGGATCCGCGCCGTGTCCCCGGTGTACACCACGGCGCCCTGGGGCGGCGTGGACCAGGACGACTTCCTGAACGCCGTGCTGGTGGCCGACGACCTCGACTACGACTGCCACGATTGGTTACGGCACGGACAGCGGCTGGAAGAGGCAGCCGGCCGCGAGCGTACGGTGCGCTGGGGCGCCCGGACCCTCGACGTGGATATCGTGTCCTGCGCCGCACCGGCGGGTAGCGGACTGCGTGCCCTCCACCGCACCGACCCCGATCTGACCCTGCCGCATCCGCAGGCCCATCGCCGGGCGTTCGTGTTGATCCCGTGGCTCGACGTCGAGCCGGACGCATCCCTGGAGGTCGACGGAACCACCCGGGCGGTGCGCGACCTGCTGGCGGAGCTGGACCCCGCCGAACGCGCGGGGGTGCGCCACACGGAATTCGCCCTGGTACCGGCCACGGGGACCGTGTCATGA
- a CDS encoding DUF3180 domain-containing protein, giving the protein MKLKPTRIRELLANILIAAVIAWVATRLAYSSFPPISTVAGASLYPVAALEVALGFYIRGRVSNSQIGADLRQLHPITVARALALAKASAQVGSLAAGVWLGFLLWIFPQRGDLRAAAADFPGALIGCGAGIALAVAALWLEYCCRAPDDPTDDPATS; this is encoded by the coding sequence ATGAAATTGAAACCCACCCGTATCCGGGAGCTGCTGGCCAATATCCTGATCGCGGCCGTGATCGCCTGGGTCGCCACCCGGCTGGCCTATTCGAGTTTTCCGCCGATCTCCACCGTCGCCGGCGCCTCCCTGTATCCGGTCGCGGCGCTCGAAGTGGCCCTGGGCTTCTATATCCGGGGGCGGGTGAGCAATAGTCAGATCGGCGCTGATCTGCGACAGCTGCATCCGATCACCGTGGCCCGCGCGCTCGCCCTGGCGAAGGCTTCCGCACAGGTGGGGTCGCTGGCCGCGGGAGTGTGGCTCGGATTTCTGCTCTGGATCTTCCCGCAGCGCGGGGATCTACGGGCGGCCGCCGCGGACTTTCCGGGCGCGCTCATCGGATGCGGCGCCGGTATCGCACTGGCCGTGGCCGCGCTGTGGCTCGAATACTGCTGCCGTGCGCCCGACGATCCGACGGACGACCCCGCTACTTCGTAG
- a CDS encoding DUF6779 domain-containing protein: MVSPSRSSTSARGREDVGKLFLGALVLLGLVASVFLVLSDSLQFIRVGLVVALWAAVLGAWAVSRYQAKVRDLRRIYELELEREISARREHEFGVESRVRAELGADATEMAALRAELAILRRHLERLFDGELPEERPALRASAFRVQELPSAEDKPSVAADWPSSDEGERGAVDAWANAAASWSHAADGWADAEAEAADPGPDSRERDTATPVYETDYPGRPRFASPDDAPVTAETAIVRLDDDPPQGPPAPDISGPTWADAFTEVHDDAAGATYGPPRPEELIYGPPAPEFVAQAAVAETAVAETAETAVAEKPREHAWRGSTDLSARPANSRRRRTQADSGGSRRLSVAEIMANLRQEEEQRSS, encoded by the coding sequence ATGGTTTCACCGTCCCGCAGTAGTACTTCCGCGCGCGGCCGGGAAGATGTGGGCAAGCTCTTCCTCGGCGCACTCGTCCTACTGGGTCTGGTGGCCAGCGTATTTCTCGTACTCAGCGACAGCTTGCAGTTCATCCGGGTGGGTTTGGTGGTCGCGCTGTGGGCGGCGGTACTGGGTGCTTGGGCGGTGAGCCGGTATCAGGCGAAAGTCCGGGATCTGCGTCGGATCTACGAGCTGGAACTCGAACGGGAGATCAGCGCCCGTCGCGAACACGAATTCGGTGTCGAATCGCGGGTGCGGGCGGAACTGGGCGCCGACGCCACGGAAATGGCCGCGCTACGTGCCGAACTCGCCATCCTGCGCCGGCATCTGGAGCGGCTCTTCGACGGCGAGCTCCCGGAAGAACGTCCGGCGCTGCGTGCCTCCGCGTTCCGGGTTCAGGAACTGCCCAGCGCCGAGGACAAGCCGAGTGTCGCGGCCGACTGGCCGAGTTCCGACGAAGGTGAGCGGGGAGCGGTCGATGCCTGGGCGAATGCCGCGGCCAGCTGGTCACATGCCGCGGACGGATGGGCCGACGCCGAAGCCGAGGCGGCCGACCCGGGCCCCGACAGCCGGGAGCGCGATACCGCCACCCCGGTCTACGAGACCGACTATCCGGGCCGCCCGCGCTTCGCGAGTCCCGACGATGCCCCGGTCACCGCTGAAACGGCGATCGTCCGCCTCGACGACGACCCGCCGCAGGGGCCGCCCGCTCCCGATATCTCCGGGCCGACCTGGGCGGACGCATTCACCGAGGTACACGATGATGCTGCCGGCGCAACCTACGGCCCGCCGCGCCCCGAAGAACTGATCTACGGCCCGCCCGCGCCGGAGTTCGTCGCGCAAGCGGCTGTCGCCGAGACGGCTGTCGCCGAGACGGCCGAGACGGCTGTCGCCGAGAAACCGCGGGAGCACGCGTGGCGCGGGTCGACCGACCTGTCGGCGCGCCCGGCGAATTCGCGGCGGCGCCGCACCCAGGCCGATTCCGGTGGTTCGCGACGACTGTCGGTGGCCGAGATCATGGCCAACCTGCGACAGGAAGAGGAGCAGCGCAGCTCCTGA
- a CDS encoding Rossmann-like and DUF2520 domain-containing protein produces MLTSPRVTPGNPAASGDPAPARLTVGIVSAGRVGSALGAALERAGHVVFGVAAISDASVRRAQARLPESRILPVEEVAARSELLILAVPDAELAGLVRGLASSGTVRPGTIVAHTSGANGIGVLAPLRDAGALPLAVHPVMTFTGHDEDLARLANACFGITAADEIGYAIAQSLVIEMGGEPVRVAEEQRTLYHAALAHGSNHLVTLVLDAVAALRLALAGPGLMGQQTVDDQPGGLPERLLAPLASAALDNALRRGQAALTGPVARGDTAAVLAHLEALGAADPELAAGYRALSRRTAERAQAPAELRELLEEHR; encoded by the coding sequence ATGTTGACCTCGCCACGCGTGACTCCTGGCAACCCGGCCGCGAGTGGTGATCCGGCGCCCGCACGACTGACTGTAGGAATCGTCTCGGCGGGACGTGTCGGATCAGCGCTCGGCGCCGCGCTCGAGCGCGCCGGACATGTGGTGTTCGGCGTCGCCGCGATCTCCGACGCCTCCGTGCGCCGGGCACAGGCCCGGCTGCCCGAATCGCGGATCCTCCCGGTCGAGGAGGTGGCCGCCCGCAGTGAGCTGCTGATCCTGGCCGTCCCGGACGCGGAGCTGGCCGGACTGGTCCGCGGTCTCGCGAGTTCGGGCACGGTACGGCCGGGCACGATCGTGGCGCACACTTCCGGCGCGAACGGCATCGGCGTGCTGGCGCCGCTGCGGGACGCCGGGGCTCTCCCACTGGCAGTGCATCCGGTCATGACCTTCACCGGCCACGACGAAGACCTCGCCCGCCTGGCCAACGCCTGTTTCGGGATCACCGCGGCCGATGAGATCGGCTACGCCATCGCCCAGTCGCTGGTCATCGAGATGGGCGGGGAGCCGGTCCGGGTGGCCGAGGAACAGCGCACGCTCTATCACGCCGCGCTCGCGCACGGCAGCAACCATCTGGTCACCCTGGTGCTGGACGCCGTGGCGGCGCTGCGACTGGCGCTGGCCGGGCCCGGCCTGATGGGCCAGCAGACGGTCGACGATCAGCCGGGCGGTCTGCCGGAACGCCTGCTGGCGCCCCTGGCGTCGGCGGCGCTCGACAACGCCCTCCGCCGCGGACAGGCCGCGCTCACCGGGCCGGTGGCGCGCGGGGATACGGCGGCGGTCCTCGCCCATCTCGAGGCGCTGGGAGCGGCCGATCCCGAGCTCGCCGCCGGATATCGGGCACTGTCGCGGCGCACCGCCGAACGGGCGCAGGCCCCCGCCGAACTACGTGAGCTGCTGGAGGAGCACCGATGA
- the panC gene encoding pantoate--beta-alanine ligase, with protein sequence MTESTLRGAYRAGELTVQHDPAVLGKVVRALRSTGRTVGLVPTMGALHEGHLELVRRAKRTNQVVAVSVFVNPLQFGAGEDLDSYPRTLDADVELLRAEGVALVFAPSASDMYPDGPRTTVQPGPVGADLEGASRPTHFAGMLTVVAKLLQIVGPHEAFFGEKDYQQLALIRQMVRDLNFDVKIVAVPTVRESDGLALSSRNRYLDPVQRETATTLSAALLAGARSGAAGARAVLDAARSVLAAVPEIELDYLELRASDLGPAPAEGNARLLIAARVGATRLIDNAAVRLGAQLDGHPDASLVGSSAGGSAEYPTGGSSGTDGR encoded by the coding sequence ATGACTGAATCGACGCTGCGCGGCGCGTATCGCGCGGGTGAACTGACGGTGCAGCACGATCCGGCCGTGCTCGGCAAGGTCGTGCGTGCGCTGCGGAGTACCGGCCGCACGGTCGGGCTCGTGCCCACCATGGGCGCACTGCACGAAGGTCACCTCGAACTGGTACGGCGCGCCAAACGCACCAACCAGGTCGTGGCCGTATCCGTATTCGTGAATCCGCTGCAGTTCGGCGCCGGCGAAGATCTGGACAGCTACCCCCGGACACTCGACGCCGACGTGGAGTTGCTGCGCGCGGAGGGCGTCGCGCTGGTGTTCGCGCCGAGTGCGTCGGATATGTATCCCGACGGCCCGCGCACAACTGTTCAGCCCGGTCCGGTGGGCGCCGATCTCGAGGGTGCGTCGCGGCCGACCCATTTCGCCGGAATGCTCACTGTGGTGGCCAAACTGCTGCAGATCGTCGGTCCGCACGAGGCGTTCTTCGGGGAGAAGGACTACCAGCAGCTGGCGCTGATCCGGCAGATGGTCCGGGACCTGAACTTCGATGTGAAGATCGTGGCGGTGCCCACTGTCCGGGAGTCCGACGGTCTGGCCTTGTCGTCGCGCAACCGCTACCTCGATCCCGTCCAGCGGGAAACCGCCACCACGCTGTCCGCTGCGCTGCTGGCCGGCGCGCGGTCCGGCGCGGCCGGTGCGCGAGCCGTCCTGGACGCCGCGCGCTCGGTGCTGGCCGCCGTCCCGGAGATCGAACTGGACTATCTCGAGCTGCGTGCCTCGGACCTGGGTCCCGCGCCCGCGGAAGGCAATGCCCGGCTGCTGATCGCGGCCCGGGTCGGCGCCACCCGGTTGATCGACAACGCCGCCGTCCGTCTGGGCGCCCAGCTCGACGGTCACCCCGATGCCTCCCTGGTCGGCAGTTCGGCCGGTGGGTCCGCCGAATACCCGACCGGTGGCTCTTCGGGAACGGACGGCCGGTGA
- the panD gene encoding aspartate 1-decarboxylase — protein MFRTMMKSKIHRATVTHADLHYVGSVTIDQDLLDAADLLEGEQVCIVDIDNGARLETYVIAGERGSGVIGINGAAAHLVNPGDLVILIAYAMMDEAELREYDPKVVFVDSRNRPVELGSDPAHAPEGSDLISPRNLSFV, from the coding sequence ATGTTTCGCACCATGATGAAGTCGAAAATTCACCGGGCCACCGTGACCCATGCCGATTTGCACTACGTCGGTTCGGTGACCATCGATCAGGATCTGCTCGATGCCGCCGATCTGCTGGAGGGCGAGCAGGTCTGCATTGTGGACATCGACAACGGCGCGCGCCTCGAGACCTATGTGATCGCCGGTGAGCGCGGGTCCGGGGTGATCGGTATCAACGGTGCCGCGGCGCATCTGGTCAACCCGGGCGACCTGGTCATCCTCATCGCCTACGCCATGATGGACGAGGCCGAACTGCGGGAGTACGACCCGAAAGTCGTATTCGTGGATTCCCGGAATCGCCCGGTCGAATTGGGTTCGGATCCGGCCCACGCACCCGAGGGCTCGGATCTGATCAGCCCGCGCAATCTGTCCTTCGTCTGA
- a CDS encoding type III pantothenate kinase yields MLLTIDVRTTSTVVGLVTGTGSEAELVRYWRIHTNPLHTADEFAMKLRGLVGPELDAVTGVAGLSTMPPMLRELRVMLDRYWQQVPHVLVEPGVRTGIPLLVDNPKEVGADRIVNCLAAHHVYGGAAIVVDFGVSICVDLVSAKGEFLGGVIAPGVETASEALIERTALRRVELARPRSVLGKNSVECIQSGAIFGFAGLVDGLIDRIRDDIDGFGGDGVAVVATGAAAPLIIGESETIEHHDPHLTVTGLRLVYERNQRRARV; encoded by the coding sequence GTGCTGCTGACCATCGACGTCCGCACGACCAGCACCGTGGTCGGGTTGGTCACGGGCACCGGGTCCGAGGCCGAACTCGTCCGGTATTGGCGGATACACACCAACCCGCTGCACACCGCAGACGAGTTCGCGATGAAACTGCGCGGGCTGGTGGGCCCGGAGCTGGACGCGGTGACCGGAGTGGCGGGTCTGTCGACGATGCCGCCGATGCTGCGCGAGCTGCGGGTGATGTTGGATCGCTACTGGCAACAGGTGCCGCATGTGCTGGTGGAGCCCGGCGTGCGCACCGGTATCCCGCTGCTGGTGGACAATCCGAAAGAGGTCGGCGCCGACCGGATCGTGAACTGTCTGGCCGCCCATCACGTGTACGGCGGTGCCGCCATCGTCGTGGACTTCGGCGTCTCGATCTGTGTCGACCTGGTGTCGGCCAAAGGGGAGTTCCTGGGCGGTGTGATCGCTCCGGGAGTGGAGACCGCGAGCGAGGCGCTGATCGAGCGGACCGCGTTGCGGCGGGTCGAGCTGGCCCGGCCCCGGTCGGTGTTGGGTAAGAACAGCGTCGAATGCATTCAATCCGGTGCGATCTTCGGTTTCGCGGGTCTGGTGGACGGTCTCATCGATCGGATCCGCGACGATATCGACGGATTCGGCGGCGACGGGGTCGCGGTGGTGGCGACCGGGGCGGCGGCGCCGCTGATCATCGGGGAGTCGGAGACGATCGAGCACCACGACCCCCACCTCACGGTGACGGGGTTGCGGTTGGTCTACGAACGCAACCAGCGCCGTGCTCGTGTGTGA
- a CDS encoding cysteine dioxygenase, with amino-acid sequence MANPIPDRPIAPALPTRLRPADLLRLTDEAGEDVLSGRYDHLLPADGLWPTVDRWATRLVADDEVDVWLISWTPDKSTKLHDHAGSLGALTVLSGALAEYRWNGAELRHRVLAAGDQAAFPIGWVHDVVRAPDRIAVSGSADIGPLEPTLSVHAYSPPLTAMSYYEVTGHGSLRRTHTALTDQPEGDL; translated from the coding sequence ATGGCGAATCCCATTCCCGATCGCCCGATCGCCCCGGCTCTGCCGACGCGGCTGCGTCCGGCGGATCTGCTCCGGCTCACCGACGAGGCCGGTGAGGATGTTCTCTCCGGCCGGTACGACCATCTACTCCCCGCGGACGGGCTGTGGCCGACGGTCGACCGCTGGGCCACCCGGCTGGTCGCCGACGACGAGGTCGATGTCTGGCTGATCAGCTGGACTCCGGACAAATCCACGAAACTGCACGATCACGCGGGCTCGCTCGGTGCGCTCACCGTGCTCAGCGGCGCACTCGCCGAATATCGCTGGAACGGCGCCGAACTACGCCACCGGGTGCTGGCCGCCGGTGACCAGGCCGCGTTCCCGATCGGCTGGGTGCACGACGTCGTGCGCGCCCCCGACCGGATCGCGGTATCCGGGTCCGCCGATATCGGCCCGCTCGAGCCGACCCTCAGTGTGCATGCCTACTCGCCGCCGCTCACTGCCATGTCCTATTACGAGGTGACGGGACACGGCAGCCTGCGGCGTACTCACACCGCCCTCACCGACCAGCCCGAAGGTGATCTCTGA
- a CDS encoding rhodanese-like domain-containing protein produces MTIDQMLDQARSQLRRIHPVELPAALARGAFLVDIRPAAQRAREGALPGALVIERNVLEWRLDPSSSARLALATDHDVEWVVVCSEGYTSSLAAASLRQLGLHRATDLVGGYKALEAAGMRTVATGAAHFTREVRSLAVL; encoded by the coding sequence CTGACCATTGATCAGATGCTCGATCAGGCCCGCTCGCAGTTGCGGCGGATCCATCCCGTGGAACTGCCGGCCGCGCTCGCCCGGGGCGCGTTCCTGGTCGATATCCGGCCCGCGGCACAGCGCGCCAGGGAAGGGGCACTGCCCGGGGCGCTGGTCATCGAACGAAATGTCCTCGAGTGGCGGCTGGACCCCAGTAGTTCGGCGCGCCTGGCGCTGGCCACCGACCACGATGTCGAATGGGTGGTGGTGTGCTCGGAGGGCTACACCTCCAGCCTGGCCGCGGCGTCGTTGCGTCAATTGGGCCTGCATCGGGCGACCGATCTGGTCGGCGGATATAAGGCACTGGAAGCGGCCGGTATGCGAACGGTCGCCACCGGCGCCGCTCACTTCACCAGGGAAGTTCGTTCGCTGGCTGTTCTCTGA